The following coding sequences are from one Halorubrum sp. BOL3-1 window:
- a CDS encoding RND family transporter, whose translation MRLGERIEARIRRLNNLIVDRPRAVIVAFLLLTAVFAGGIGLVTTATEPTEGFTEGLDEQEALDAVNEEFEDPFAADSESTQLIHVSENVLSKEALVRNLRTIERVNSRESLRMADANGPATAVAQAIDPSATTITEQRQALEGATETEVRQTVRQLAGQSPAFSRSLATDFNPTSVSASASITVVSHNVPSGFDDLAGLQTEVASIADDEPADIRAFGTGIINTETGQVIGDSLTIVMPVVVVLLLLFLVVAYRDPIDLALGLLSLVMTIVWTFGFLGYSGIPFNQQMISVPVLLLAVGVDFGIHIINRYREETVEGFKPVEAMRTANNQLMVAFIIVTVTTVFGFGANVISDLTPIRDLGLASAIGIIFTFLIFGLFLPATKLEVDRLRDRYNVPEFNSKPISSEDSTLGRVLTFPARASRYAPIAFVVVLLLTGGVAAAYGSGVDTSFEQEDFLPPAEQPEYITSLPEPFAPGTYTVTETLDLLEDRFATSQDQSVTIYVEGNFAEDHALAALSQPNEDPPDALAVGDGGSARPTSIATVIQSQAEQNPEFGDLVARNDRDGDGIPEQNLDRIYDELFASPAGDRAEQYLTPDRRNAKIEYAIDADASQAEAAADARAFADDFRFEATATGQLVVFDAITDIIFDSAIQGLILAVGLTAGFLVVAYAVLEGKPFLGIVNVFPILIAIAVLIGTMRLLGLSLNALTATILSISIGLGIAYSVHATHRFIDEYNDSGDAYDAMITTLSGTGGALLGSMLTTSLGTGALALAITPVLGNFGLLMALSVLYSFGFTIVALPPAVLLWERYRGTSTRQTIARSA comes from the coding sequence ATGCGACTCGGCGAGCGGATCGAGGCGAGAATACGACGGCTCAATAATCTCATCGTCGACCGCCCGCGTGCGGTTATCGTCGCATTCCTCCTGTTAACGGCCGTGTTCGCCGGCGGAATCGGGCTCGTCACCACCGCGACCGAGCCCACAGAAGGGTTCACCGAGGGACTCGACGAACAGGAGGCACTTGATGCGGTCAACGAGGAATTCGAGGACCCGTTCGCAGCTGACAGCGAGTCGACCCAGCTTATCCACGTCAGCGAGAATGTCCTCTCGAAGGAAGCGCTCGTCAGGAATCTCCGAACCATCGAGCGCGTCAACTCTCGGGAGTCATTGCGGATGGCGGACGCAAACGGCCCGGCGACGGCCGTCGCACAGGCGATCGACCCTTCAGCGACCACCATAACTGAACAGCGACAGGCACTGGAGGGCGCGACCGAGACCGAGGTGCGCCAGACCGTGCGTCAGCTTGCCGGTCAGAGTCCGGCGTTTTCACGTAGCCTCGCGACAGATTTCAACCCGACGAGTGTCTCGGCGTCCGCTTCGATTACGGTCGTCTCCCACAATGTACCGAGCGGGTTCGACGATCTGGCCGGCCTCCAGACGGAGGTTGCTTCCATCGCCGACGATGAGCCGGCCGACATCCGCGCGTTTGGAACCGGGATCATCAACACTGAGACTGGGCAGGTGATCGGTGACTCGCTGACGATTGTGATGCCCGTGGTAGTGGTGTTGTTGTTGTTGTTCCTTGTGGTCGCTTACCGCGACCCGATCGATCTTGCACTCGGGCTGCTGTCGCTTGTGATGACGATCGTCTGGACGTTCGGGTTCCTCGGCTACTCCGGGATCCCCTTCAACCAACAGATGATTTCTGTCCCAGTACTTTTACTCGCGGTCGGGGTCGACTTCGGGATTCACATCATCAACCGTTACCGCGAGGAGACCGTTGAGGGATTCAAACCCGTTGAGGCGATGCGAACCGCGAACAACCAGCTGATGGTTGCGTTTATCATTGTCACCGTAACCACCGTATTCGGGTTCGGAGCGAACGTCATCTCTGATCTTACCCCCATTCGAGATCTCGGGCTTGCGTCGGCGATCGGAATCATATTCACGTTTTTGATCTTCGGGCTGTTCCTCCCCGCAACGAAGTTGGAGGTAGACCGGCTCCGCGACCGGTACAACGTCCCCGAATTCAACTCGAAACCGATCTCGTCTGAGGACTCGACACTCGGTCGCGTCCTCACATTTCCCGCACGCGCAAGCCGGTACGCGCCAATCGCGTTCGTCGTAGTGTTACTACTGACCGGTGGGGTCGCGGCCGCCTACGGGAGCGGCGTCGACACGTCCTTCGAGCAGGAGGACTTTCTCCCGCCAGCAGAACAGCCGGAGTACATCACCTCGCTGCCGGAGCCGTTTGCACCGGGGACCTACACCGTCACGGAAACGCTCGACTTGCTTGAAGACCGCTTCGCTACGAGTCAGGATCAATCAGTAACCATATACGTCGAGGGGAACTTCGCGGAGGATCACGCCTTGGCGGCACTTTCACAGCCGAACGAGGACCCGCCAGACGCACTTGCGGTCGGTGACGGCGGCAGCGCCCGGCCGACGAGTATTGCCACCGTCATCCAGTCACAGGCTGAACAAAATCCGGAGTTCGGCGACCTTGTCGCGCGGAACGACCGCGATGGCGACGGGATTCCCGAACAAAACCTCGACCGGATCTACGACGAGCTGTTTGCGTCACCGGCTGGTGACCGTGCCGAGCAGTATCTCACGCCAGACCGCCGGAACGCTAAGATCGAGTACGCGATCGACGCGGACGCCTCACAGGCCGAGGCCGCCGCCGACGCCCGCGCGTTCGCTGATGACTTCCGGTTTGAAGCCACTGCGACCGGACAGCTCGTCGTCTTCGACGCGATCACGGACATCATCTTTGATTCAGCGATCCAGGGGCTGATCCTCGCTGTGGGACTGACAGCCGGGTTCCTCGTCGTGGCCTACGCCGTGTTAGAGGGGAAACCGTTCCTCGGGATCGTGAACGTTTTCCCGATCTTGATCGCGATCGCGGTCCTCATCGGGACAATGCGATTGCTTGGACTGTCGCTGAACGCGTTGACAGCGACAATCCTCTCGATTTCTATCGGGCTGGGGATCGCGTACTCAGTTCACGCAACCCATCGATTCATCGACGAGTATAACGACAGCGGGGATGCGTACGACGCGATGATCACAACGCTATCCGGTACTGGGGGTGCACTCCTCGGGAGTATGCTCACGACATCACTTGGTACAGGCGCGCTCGCACTCGCAATCACCCCTGTACTCGGGAACTTTGGTCTTTTGATGGCACTGAGCGTGCTGTACTCGTTTGGGTTTACCATCGTTGCGTTGCCGCCCGCGGTGTTGCTATGGGAGCGCTACCGGGGTACATCAACAAGACAGACAATAGCACGTTCAGCTTAA
- a CDS encoding sugar transferase — MDTGWRYRIASVCGVAGLATLAVVLVNNGAVQTAAASLPLLERLPADPPDGAESAIEVALTAGVVAGAFIPLYKPRPRRILDIVALAHKRTLVAVFALATIGYFDYTYKVPRLTLVLITPVLFVVLPAWFVWLRRPETHSDRAIVVGDDLDQIAAIAGQTELELLGYLCPTPAVAWADGPSVSEGQTPSVETVSDGGRRLDAVERLGGLSRLEDILVEHDVDTVILAFAEADRAEFFGALDACYEHGVAAKVHRDHADTVLTADGDPGESLVDVEIEPWDLQDYLFKRAFDVAFVAVGIVVLSPVILAIALAIKADDGGTVLYRQERTAVFGETFDVFKFRSMAPEGESATPVDDEENDRITRVGRVIRSTHLDEVPQLWSILRGDMSVVGPRAVWTEEEHLLEDETDMWRKRWFIKPGLTGLAQINDASSVTPEAKLRYDLRYVREQSLAYDLKIVSRQIWKVLVDILKTALGQEGGSG; from the coding sequence ATGGATACTGGATGGCGCTACCGGATCGCGAGCGTCTGCGGCGTCGCCGGGCTAGCGACGCTTGCGGTCGTCCTCGTGAACAACGGCGCCGTCCAGACGGCTGCCGCGTCGCTGCCCCTCTTGGAGCGGCTGCCGGCTGACCCGCCGGACGGTGCGGAGTCTGCGATCGAGGTCGCGCTGACGGCTGGGGTGGTCGCGGGCGCGTTCATTCCGCTGTATAAGCCGCGGCCGCGACGCATTCTGGACATCGTCGCGCTCGCGCACAAGCGCACGCTCGTGGCCGTGTTCGCGTTGGCGACGATCGGGTACTTCGATTACACGTACAAGGTGCCGCGGCTGACGCTCGTGTTGATCACGCCCGTCCTCTTCGTCGTGCTCCCCGCGTGGTTCGTCTGGCTTCGGCGTCCCGAGACGCACAGCGACCGGGCGATCGTCGTCGGCGACGACCTCGACCAGATCGCTGCGATCGCGGGCCAGACCGAACTGGAGCTGCTCGGGTACCTCTGTCCGACACCCGCGGTGGCATGGGCGGACGGCCCGTCGGTGAGCGAAGGGCAGACCCCGAGTGTGGAGACCGTCTCCGATGGTGGTCGCAGACTCGACGCGGTCGAGCGCCTGGGCGGGCTCTCACGGCTGGAGGATATCCTCGTTGAGCACGATGTCGACACCGTCATTTTGGCGTTCGCGGAGGCCGACCGTGCCGAGTTCTTCGGCGCGCTCGACGCCTGCTACGAACACGGCGTCGCCGCGAAGGTCCACCGAGACCACGCCGACACCGTGTTGACCGCGGACGGCGACCCGGGCGAGTCGCTCGTCGACGTCGAGATCGAGCCGTGGGACCTCCAGGATTACCTGTTCAAGCGCGCGTTCGACGTTGCGTTCGTCGCGGTCGGGATCGTCGTGTTGTCGCCGGTGATCCTCGCGATTGCGCTCGCGATTAAGGCCGACGACGGCGGCACAGTGTTGTATCGACAGGAGCGCACCGCGGTGTTCGGCGAGACGTTCGACGTGTTCAAGTTCCGGTCGATGGCGCCCGAAGGAGAGTCGGCGACGCCGGTCGACGACGAGGAAAACGACCGGATCACGCGTGTCGGACGGGTCATTCGGTCGACGCATCTCGACGAGGTTCCACAGCTGTGGTCGATCCTGCGCGGCGACATGAGCGTCGTCGGGCCGCGGGCGGTGTGGACCGAGGAGGAACACCTGCTCGAAGACGAGACCGACATGTGGCGCAAGCGCTGGTTCATCAAGCCGGGGCTGACCGGGCTAGCGCAGATCAACGACGCCAGCAGCGTCACGCCCGAGGCGAAGCTGCGGTACGATCTTCGGTACGTGCGCGAGCAGTCGCTCGCGTACGACCTGAAGATCGTCTCGCGGCAGATTTGGAAGGTCCTGGTGGACATATTAAAGACGGCTCTGGGTCAGGAAGGGGGGTCAGGGTAG
- a CDS encoding DUF6516 family protein → MPPEPLFQYTHVETGLVENVVLRPTDDTETYPSGWKYTLHLGTLDDLTLVRYDNSHEDTKGHEHHTAVGNLDGVEFPGIEELLVEFWASADEYWDAVGGDPPRPH, encoded by the coding sequence ATGCCCCCAGAGCCGCTCTTCCAGTACACGCACGTCGAAACCGGTCTCGTCGAGAACGTCGTGCTTCGACCGACTGACGACACCGAGACGTACCCCTCGGGCTGGAAGTACACGCTCCATCTGGGCACCCTCGACGATCTCACGCTCGTCCGGTACGACAACTCCCACGAGGACACGAAGGGGCACGAGCATCACACCGCAGTTGGCAATCTCGACGGTGTCGAGTTCCCTGGGATAGAGGAGCTGCTCGTCGAATTCTGGGCGAGTGCGGACGAGTACTGGGACGCTGTCGGCGGCGACCCACCCCGACCACACTGA
- a CDS encoding transcriptional regulator produces the protein MTTLHITVGDQEQLRENALQFVQDVEDDKLDDQDGKVTLQFGTYDDFVDSLTPLRLELIRAIAEKAPESMREAARLVERDVSDVHSDLKQLEVLGILTLEAGGPSGAIQPVVPFDRIEVHIDYPLIDTGDADSAPASA, from the coding sequence ATGACCACACTCCACATCACCGTCGGCGATCAAGAACAGCTCCGTGAGAACGCACTCCAGTTCGTTCAGGACGTCGAGGACGACAAGCTCGACGACCAAGACGGAAAGGTGACGCTCCAGTTCGGAACCTACGACGACTTCGTCGACAGTCTCACCCCGCTCCGCCTGGAGCTCATCCGAGCGATCGCCGAGAAAGCTCCCGAAAGTATGCGCGAAGCGGCGCGGCTCGTCGAGCGAGACGTATCCGACGTCCACTCTGACCTGAAGCAGCTGGAAGTACTGGGTATCCTGACACTCGAAGCGGGCGGTCCCAGCGGCGCGATACAACCGGTCGTCCCATTCGACCGCATCGAAGTCCACATCGACTACCCGCTCATCGATACCGGTGATGCCGACAGCGCCCCCGCGAGTGCGTAG
- a CDS encoding nucleotidyltransferase family protein codes for MGSTEDISTRLAQLKPRLEQEYPISELGIFGSYARGEQRSDSDLDVLVAFERPVTLFDLVRLENELTGELGVEVDLVTKDSLKPRIESQVTDDLVFV; via the coding sequence ATGGGATCAACCGAGGATATCTCGACTCGGCTCGCACAGCTCAAGCCGCGGCTCGAGCAGGAGTATCCGATCAGCGAGTTGGGTATCTTCGGATCGTATGCGCGCGGCGAACAACGGTCAGACAGCGACCTCGACGTTCTCGTCGCGTTCGAGCGGCCAGTGACGTTGTTCGATCTCGTGCGGTTGGAAAACGAGCTGACGGGCGAACTCGGTGTCGAAGTCGACCTCGTGACAAAGGATTCGTTGAAACCACGGATCGAGTCGCAAGTTACTGACGATCTCGTCTTCGTATGA
- a CDS encoding group I intron-associated PD-(D/E)XK endonuclease, which translates to MAKLTALSRPSPRYDFVVNIEDEFVRIQVKTGRVQDENVVFNCSSTKSNTKECRDEPYRSDEIDGFAVYCPENDGYYWVPVEETGNYEKWLRVEEANHPNSNINWAEDYELAERFASAHG; encoded by the coding sequence GTGGCCAAACTCACGGCCCTCTCACGGCCGAGCCCCCGGTACGACTTCGTGGTGAATATAGAGGATGAATTTGTCAGAATTCAGGTTAAAACTGGCAGAGTTCAAGATGAAAATGTCGTTTTTAATTGTTCCTCCACGAAATCGAACACGAAGGAGTGTCGTGACGAGCCTTATCGAAGTGATGAGATCGATGGGTTCGCAGTCTACTGTCCAGAGAATGATGGCTACTATTGGGTTCCGGTTGAAGAGACAGGGAATTACGAGAAGTGGCTAAGAGTTGAGGAAGCTAACCACCCGAACAGCAACATCAACTGGGCAGAGGATTATGAGCTTGCTGAGCGATTTGCTTCCGCTCATGGTTGA
- a CDS encoding TROVE domain-containing protein: MEFNKPQQTVAEATRTTNYEDGEAFEPADSRLALYKRTINQLLEGSFYESDDEQLAAVVQRFDTAADEDPEFVLKLAAYARQELYLRDIPQVLLVLAANDERFKDDSPESLIREWAPAIIQRMDETATALAVHDQLFGGTAPWPLRRGIEDALVAMADAYTLGKYELSRREVTLHDVFNRIHPEPVDNEQEALFERFMRGDLDDYPDIDPVPSPNTWDTVISERGNTRDAWETLIEDDAYTLPIFASIRNLRNMLEAGVDEDTIVAHLDLEAVRHAPLYPFRYYQAYTALQEADIHAPAVEQWLEAAIDVAVKTVPVGFGDTFVAVDLSGSMDHPLSANSTLRLKEIGALFGAILADQGAQVGGFGDDFQTVPMHVDTPVLQRQDAVLAADEDVGNSTNGWKAIDHLRERGEPVERIVIFTDMQIWDSTPFMARDSQTVKSAFDAYRAEVAADTALYLVDLAAYGDLVTPEGYENVYNISGWTENVLTFVKHAEKPAEVLGEIDAFEPE, encoded by the coding sequence ATGGAATTCAATAAGCCACAGCAAACGGTCGCGGAGGCGACCCGAACCACCAACTACGAAGATGGAGAAGCGTTCGAGCCTGCCGACTCTCGACTCGCACTGTACAAGCGCACGATCAACCAACTCCTAGAGGGTTCGTTCTACGAAAGCGATGATGAACAACTCGCGGCAGTCGTACAGCGCTTCGACACCGCGGCAGACGAGGACCCAGAATTCGTCCTGAAGCTTGCCGCGTACGCACGGCAAGAGCTCTACCTGCGGGACATTCCACAGGTGTTGCTCGTGCTGGCGGCCAACGACGAGCGATTCAAGGACGACTCTCCGGAGTCGCTGATCCGCGAGTGGGCGCCAGCGATCATCCAGCGGATGGACGAAACGGCGACAGCGCTTGCCGTCCACGATCAGTTGTTTGGCGGCACGGCCCCGTGGCCCCTCCGTCGTGGGATCGAAGACGCGCTCGTGGCGATGGCTGACGCCTACACGCTCGGCAAGTACGAACTGTCGCGCCGCGAGGTGACGCTACACGACGTATTCAACCGCATCCACCCAGAACCCGTAGATAACGAACAAGAGGCTCTGTTCGAGCGGTTCATGCGCGGCGACCTCGACGACTATCCTGACATCGACCCGGTACCCTCGCCAAATACGTGGGATACGGTCATTTCCGAGCGCGGCAACACCCGAGACGCTTGGGAGACACTCATCGAAGACGACGCGTACACGCTCCCGATCTTCGCGTCGATCCGGAACCTCCGGAACATGCTCGAGGCCGGCGTCGACGAGGACACCATCGTCGCTCACCTCGATCTGGAGGCGGTGCGACACGCGCCGCTGTACCCGTTCCGGTACTACCAGGCGTACACCGCACTGCAGGAAGCGGACATCCACGCACCCGCAGTCGAACAGTGGCTGGAAGCCGCCATCGATGTCGCAGTTAAAACCGTCCCTGTCGGCTTCGGCGACACATTCGTTGCCGTGGACCTGTCGGGATCGATGGATCACCCGCTGTCAGCGAACAGCACGCTTCGACTCAAGGAGATCGGCGCGCTGTTCGGTGCGATACTGGCCGATCAGGGTGCCCAAGTCGGCGGGTTCGGAGACGACTTCCAGACCGTTCCGATGCACGTCGACACGCCAGTCCTCCAGCGTCAAGACGCAGTGCTGGCCGCCGACGAGGATGTCGGCAACTCGACGAACGGCTGGAAGGCAATCGACCACCTCCGCGAGCGAGGTGAACCCGTTGAGCGCATCGTCATCTTTACCGACATGCAGATCTGGGACAGCACGCCGTTCATGGCGCGCGATTCCCAGACCGTCAAGTCGGCGTTCGATGCCTACCGAGCGGAGGTCGCTGCAGACACGGCGTTGTATCTCGTCGACCTTGCCGCCTACGGCGATCTGGTAACACCGGAAGGCTACGAGAACGTCTACAATATCTCTGGCTGGACGGAAAACGTACTCACGTTCGTCAAGCACGCTGAGAAACCGGCGGAGGTTCTCGGCGAAATCGATGCGTTCGAGCCTGAATAA
- a CDS encoding DUF86 domain-containing protein, whose protein sequence is MAHNKETIDRIVDKVEFVAEATKLLAQKQSLEREEYLADREQQAIVEREFQVAIEACTDIAELLIRDSTEEMPPTNAEKFDRLEQLDVLSEKTATRMGAAAGFRNVLAHNYGGDLDDEQVYGHLQHDLQWFPVFCREVRTYLDH, encoded by the coding sequence TTGGCGCATAACAAAGAGACGATCGACCGAATCGTCGACAAAGTCGAGTTTGTCGCGGAAGCAACGAAGCTACTTGCTCAAAAACAATCACTCGAGCGCGAGGAGTATCTCGCCGATCGAGAACAGCAGGCAATCGTCGAACGGGAGTTCCAAGTTGCCATCGAAGCTTGTACCGACATTGCCGAGCTGCTCATCCGGGATTCGACTGAAGAAATGCCTCCCACCAACGCCGAAAAGTTTGATCGGCTCGAACAACTGGACGTGCTCTCCGAGAAGACGGCGACTCGCATGGGAGCCGCGGCGGGATTTCGTAACGTGCTCGCACATAATTACGGAGGTGATCTCGACGATGAACAAGTGTATGGCCATCTTCAACACGACCTCCAGTGGTTTCCAGTCTTTTGTCGTGAAGTCCGAACGTATCTCGATCATTGA
- a CDS encoding nucleotidyltransferase family protein, producing MVSDDADGNAIDGEAVRGVLQRYPIRLGILFGSQVTGKTHADSDVDVAVEFDEELSPEHRRRARLDVMADLTRELGTNDVDVTDLDGVRPEIGVAALQGGVLLVGNSRRADQLQKRFSDRTTEYTRDDRLDRFDDLLTEMEDTVGA from the coding sequence ATGGTTTCTGATGACGCCGACGGAAACGCGATCGACGGCGAGGCGGTCCGTGGCGTCCTCCAGCGGTATCCGATCCGGCTCGGTATCCTCTTCGGCTCGCAGGTGACTGGGAAGACACACGCGGATAGCGATGTTGATGTCGCCGTCGAGTTCGATGAGGAACTTTCGCCGGAGCATAGACGCCGCGCTCGCCTCGACGTGATGGCGGATCTGACCCGTGAACTCGGGACAAATGATGTCGACGTGACCGATCTCGATGGAGTACGACCAGAGATCGGAGTGGCGGCCCTTCAGGGTGGTGTGCTTCTCGTCGGGAACTCCCGACGGGCCGATCAATTACAAAAGCGTTTCAGTGATCGAACGACGGAATATACCCGAGACGACCGTCTCGACCGGTTTGACGATCTGTTAACGGAGATGGAGGATACGGTTGGCGCATAA
- a CDS encoding DUF86 domain-containing protein has protein sequence MTLSEDDLERIVSAVETIEESLSVLVAKQSLSRETYRSDREQRDVVERRFVKLTEATLDIAKTLVAFERGAPPESNPAAMVELDAAGVFDRATTAEMVQAARFRNVLAHTYGNAIDHDDVYAALQDLERYRDFLHDVRSYLNEIDAL, from the coding sequence ATGACGCTGTCGGAAGACGATCTCGAACGGATCGTGAGTGCCGTCGAGACGATAGAGGAGAGTCTCTCGGTCCTTGTGGCGAAGCAGTCGCTCTCCCGTGAGACGTATCGGTCCGATCGAGAGCAACGCGACGTGGTTGAACGCCGCTTCGTCAAACTGACTGAAGCAACGCTCGACATCGCGAAGACACTCGTTGCTTTTGAACGGGGAGCACCGCCCGAGAGTAATCCAGCAGCGATGGTGGAACTAGACGCCGCAGGAGTTTTTGACAGGGCGACGACAGCAGAGATGGTCCAAGCCGCTCGTTTTCGGAACGTCCTCGCCCACACCTACGGTAACGCTATTGATCACGACGATGTATACGCTGCACTACAGGACCTCGAACGCTACCGGGACTTCCTACACGACGTACGTTCGTATCTCAATGAGATCGATGCGCTGTGA
- a CDS encoding nucleotidyltransferase domain-containing protein, which produces MTLPDGDDTTLRDRVAATLADHPVRVGFLFGSQARGDFHDKSDVDVAVVFEHTAPGDPNHMDKRLALGSDLALALQTDDVDLVDLRSAPSSLIRAVFRDGDRLVGSDVDARRLRDELLADADEDPRSPAKRFDDALSAIDDHLA; this is translated from the coding sequence ATGACTTTGCCGGACGGCGATGATACGACGCTCCGAGACAGGGTGGCCGCCACGCTGGCGGATCATCCTGTTCGCGTCGGATTCCTGTTCGGCTCACAGGCACGTGGCGATTTCCACGACAAAAGTGATGTCGACGTGGCCGTCGTCTTTGAACACACTGCCCCCGGTGACCCGAACCATATGGACAAACGTCTGGCACTCGGGAGTGACCTCGCACTCGCGCTTCAGACCGACGACGTTGACTTAGTGGATCTTCGGTCAGCGCCATCATCGCTCATCCGCGCAGTTTTCCGCGACGGCGACCGTCTCGTTGGTAGCGATGTCGACGCACGCCGACTTCGTGATGAGTTGCTCGCTGACGCGGACGAGGATCCACGTTCACCGGCCAAGCGGTTCGATGACGCACTCTCGGCCATCGACGACCACCTCGCATGA
- a CDS encoding helix-turn-helix domain-containing protein, translating into MATPEEALRRSNLLDTTPETDTYTILSFLCAHRESTVPPTAIADRTGCPRSTVATVLDRLEALGTIRRLADGVQIDTAAAETIARQLKSLDQVMRLFDAAPDDAYARTDWVSQVGTIDCVDEDEE; encoded by the coding sequence ATGGCGACCCCTGAAGAAGCCCTTCGCCGCAGTAATCTCCTCGACACAACACCAGAGACGGATACATACACGATTCTCAGCTTCCTTTGTGCGCACCGTGAATCGACAGTACCGCCGACAGCAATTGCCGATCGAACCGGCTGTCCGAGATCAACTGTCGCGACGGTGTTGGATCGGCTCGAAGCTCTCGGAACTATCAGACGGCTCGCGGATGGGGTACAGATCGATACGGCTGCGGCTGAAACGATTGCCCGGCAGCTGAAGTCGCTTGATCAAGTCATGCGGCTGTTCGATGCCGCACCGGATGATGCCTACGCCAGAACAGATTGGGTATCTCAGGTTGGGACCATCGACTGTGTGGACGAAGACGAGGAGTGA
- a CDS encoding ATP-binding protein, whose protein sequence is MINRKRELEWLTSHLSQEERQLLVVYGRRRVGKTTLVTTALEELDLTSIYYLCDERGSNHNARRFASQCADAFDDITPDVDDFVEAFRYLTARVDGQCVVALDEFSYLVDNDETIPSVFQTIVDDVLDETDISLVLLGSSISMMEDGVLSYESPLYGRRTGQWELAPLPFADVRAFFPNTDLETQIQLYSVLGGVPAYLEQFDPEQSLFENIEQAILSKGAFLYEEPEFLLRQELREPATYLAILEAIAAGATRVTEIANEIGRDASSLSRYLQNLTQLAILEREHPVTDPDGRGLYRLTDNFLRFWFRYVAPNRGTLEQGQTAPVRAAIAETLPTHTSRTFETVCQQAVRTTGFPVSCSRVGRWWYGGDEIDIVGVNRDTNTLLLGECKWTATPVGRTVFDDLTALEPEVRWQGTDRDVRYALFSRSGFTDELREAVDDRPDTSLYGLDELTALFNSAQ, encoded by the coding sequence ATGATAAACCGGAAGAGAGAACTCGAGTGGCTCACGTCACACCTCTCTCAAGAGGAGCGACAGTTGCTCGTCGTCTACGGGAGACGACGCGTCGGTAAGACGACCCTCGTAACGACCGCGCTTGAAGAGCTAGATCTCACGTCGATTTATTATCTCTGTGACGAGCGAGGGTCAAACCACAACGCCCGACGGTTTGCGTCACAGTGTGCTGACGCGTTCGATGATATCACTCCCGATGTCGATGACTTCGTGGAGGCATTTCGATATCTCACCGCCCGTGTTGACGGTCAATGCGTGGTGGCACTTGACGAGTTTTCGTATCTCGTAGATAACGATGAGACGATTCCGTCGGTATTTCAGACAATCGTTGACGATGTACTGGATGAGACGGATATCTCGCTCGTACTGTTGGGCTCTTCGATTTCGATGATGGAAGATGGTGTGTTGAGCTATGAGAGCCCCCTGTACGGTCGGCGGACGGGACAATGGGAACTCGCACCGCTACCATTCGCTGATGTCCGTGCGTTTTTCCCGAACACCGATCTGGAGACGCAGATCCAGCTGTACAGCGTTTTAGGGGGTGTCCCCGCATATCTCGAACAGTTCGATCCGGAGCAATCTCTCTTTGAGAACATCGAGCAGGCGATCCTCTCGAAGGGTGCGTTCCTCTACGAGGAACCGGAGTTTCTGTTGCGACAGGAACTCCGTGAACCCGCCACGTATCTGGCTATTTTGGAAGCGATCGCCGCTGGAGCGACCCGTGTCACTGAGATCGCCAACGAGATCGGACGCGATGCCAGCAGCCTCTCCCGATATCTCCAGAACCTCACCCAGCTGGCGATCCTCGAGCGGGAGCATCCAGTCACGGACCCGGACGGGCGTGGACTCTATCGGCTCACAGACAACTTCCTTCGATTCTGGTTTCGGTACGTGGCACCGAACCGAGGAACGCTCGAACAGGGACAGACGGCACCGGTCCGAGCGGCGATCGCCGAAACATTACCAACACACACGAGTCGGACCTTCGAAACCGTGTGTCAACAGGCAGTTCGCACGACCGGGTTCCCCGTCTCCTGCTCGCGGGTCGGACGCTGGTGGTACGGCGGTGATGAGATCGATATTGTGGGGGTCAACCGAGACACGAACACGCTGCTCCTCGGCGAGTGTAAGTGGACCGCAACGCCCGTTGGCCGGACGGTGTTCGATGACCTCACCGCACTAGAGCCGGAGGTTCGGTGGCAGGGAACTGATCGGGATGTCCGGTATGCGCTTTTTTCTCGGTCCGGATTCACCGACGAGTTGCGTGAAGCCGTTGACGATCGCCCCGATACGTCTCTCTACGGATTGGACGAACTCACTGCTTTGTTCAACTCTGCCCAGTAG